The following proteins come from a genomic window of Nostoc sp. ATCC 53789:
- a CDS encoding PAS domain S-box protein codes for MPNVDKINSKLTDELAVLRQRVAELEQAEIFYQQRQVALEEQLRKLATSAQSSHISVLEYEIECHLEQEKSTGFNVTTDVAVTLEQLQQEIAQRQQLEVILKNSEERLRLALDVSQMGLWDWNILTNQVIWSENYELLFGLLPTSFDGPYETFQKCVYPEDKQSVMQRIGYALAQKTDYNDEFRIIRSDQSVHWISAKGKFIYDQQGKAVRMIGVCMETTVCKQAEESTRELTTQVQEQANILNAILTASVDHIYIFNRRGCYQYVSRDAATILGFKPQDIVGKTLQELDLPKDLVEQVDNQLKAVIKTGQPIKDECKYVTADGVHYYEYILTPLRNLNQSIEGVITVSRDITEHKRAEKSLRESEARFRRLFESNLIGVAFWNVDGFVIDANDAFLQLAGYTHEEFTLLGKVNWRELTPIEYKYLDDRAILEVQTTGVSKIYEKEYIHRNGKRVPIVLGIALLNDSQEHGVAFVLDITDRKLAENECDRLLQCERTARQEAEIANQIKDEFLAVLSHELRTPLNPILGWSKMLRSRKFDEQTTNRALETIERNAKLQTQLIEDLLDVSRILQGKLNLNICPVNLVMVVEAALETVRLAAEAKSIQIQTIFDASLGQVMGDPNRLQQVVWNLLSNAVKFTPTGGRVGIRLMEASNQIQIQVSDTGKGINPDFLPFVFDYFRQADGTTTRTFGGLGLGLAIVRKVVEMHGGKVQAESPGEGLGATFTVEVPLLVRSEQVRREENESLDSQPESSLLSDTQVLVVDDEPDIRDLVSFILQDYGVQVTAVSSAQEALKALSESIPDVLISDIGMPKTDGYMLMREVRSRSPQEGGSVPAIALTAYAGEMNQQQALAAGFQMHISKPVDPDVLVKAIVDLIEPS; via the coding sequence ATGCCAAATGTTGATAAAATTAATTCTAAACTTACTGATGAATTAGCGGTTTTACGGCAGCGTGTAGCTGAGTTAGAGCAAGCAGAAATATTTTATCAGCAAAGGCAAGTAGCACTAGAAGAGCAATTAAGAAAACTGGCAACATCGGCACAAAGTTCGCATATTTCAGTTTTAGAATATGAGATTGAATGCCATCTGGAGCAGGAGAAGTCTACAGGCTTTAATGTGACAACAGATGTGGCAGTGACTTTAGAGCAACTCCAACAAGAAATTGCACAGCGACAGCAGTTAGAAGTAATCCTGAAAAATAGTGAAGAACGGCTGAGACTGGCTCTAGATGTTTCTCAGATGGGCTTATGGGATTGGAATATTTTAACCAATCAAGTCATTTGGTCTGAAAATTATGAACTGCTTTTTGGTCTACTTCCAACTAGTTTTGATGGCCCTTATGAAACGTTTCAAAAGTGCGTTTATCCTGAAGACAAGCAATCTGTAATGCAACGGATTGGCTACGCTTTGGCACAAAAAACTGACTACAACGATGAATTTCGGATAATTCGCTCAGACCAAAGTGTACATTGGATTTCTGCCAAGGGAAAATTTATCTATGACCAGCAGGGAAAAGCGGTGCGAATGATCGGTGTTTGTATGGAAACGACTGTGTGCAAACAGGCTGAAGAAAGTACTCGCGAACTAACCACACAAGTCCAAGAACAGGCAAATATTTTAAATGCCATCCTCACCGCCTCAGTGGATCACATTTATATCTTTAATCGCAGAGGTTGCTATCAGTATGTTAGTCGTGATGCAGCTACTATATTAGGTTTTAAACCCCAGGATATTGTCGGAAAAACTTTGCAAGAACTGGATTTACCCAAAGACCTTGTAGAACAGGTAGATAATCAACTAAAAGCTGTGATCAAAACTGGGCAGCCAATCAAGGATGAGTGTAAGTATGTAACTGCTGATGGGGTACATTATTATGAATATATTCTGACACCATTACGGAATTTAAACCAAAGTATTGAAGGTGTAATTACTGTTTCTCGTGATATTACCGAACACAAACGGGCAGAAAAATCATTACGCGAAAGTGAAGCTCGATTTCGGCGTTTGTTTGAGTCTAACCTAATCGGGGTTGCTTTTTGGAATGTGGATGGCTTCGTTATTGATGCCAATGATGCCTTTCTTCAACTAGCTGGCTACACTCATGAGGAGTTTACTCTTTTAGGTAAAGTTAATTGGCGAGAACTCACTCCTATTGAATACAAGTATTTAGACGATCGCGCCATTTTAGAGGTGCAAACCACTGGAGTTTCAAAAATTTACGAGAAAGAGTACATCCACCGCAATGGTAAGCGAGTACCAATTGTTTTGGGGATAGCCTTGCTGAATGACTCCCAAGAACATGGTGTTGCTTTTGTACTAGATATTACCGATCGCAAATTGGCCGAAAACGAATGCGATCGCCTCCTCCAATGCGAAAGAACAGCACGCCAAGAAGCAGAGATCGCCAACCAAATTAAAGATGAGTTTCTGGCGGTTCTCTCTCATGAACTGCGAACCCCACTCAACCCTATCCTGGGATGGTCGAAAATGTTACGGAGTCGCAAGTTTGATGAACAAACCACTAACCGCGCCTTAGAAACCATTGAACGCAACGCCAAGTTACAAACCCAGTTAATCGAAGATTTGTTGGATGTGTCTCGCATTCTCCAAGGAAAATTAAACTTAAATATCTGTCCAGTGAACTTGGTAATGGTAGTTGAAGCAGCACTAGAAACAGTACGGCTAGCAGCAGAAGCTAAGTCAATTCAAATTCAGACCATATTTGATGCCAGTTTAGGACAAGTTATGGGCGATCCCAATCGGCTCCAGCAAGTTGTGTGGAACCTGCTTTCTAATGCGGTAAAATTTACACCAACCGGAGGACGAGTAGGAATTCGACTCATGGAAGCTAGTAATCAGATTCAAATTCAAGTCAGCGATACAGGTAAGGGAATTAACCCAGACTTTTTGCCATTCGTGTTTGATTACTTTCGCCAAGCTGATGGCACAACTACACGCACATTTGGCGGACTAGGTTTAGGATTAGCGATCGTGCGTAAGGTTGTAGAAATGCACGGGGGAAAAGTTCAAGCCGAAAGTCCTGGAGAAGGATTGGGTGCAACCTTCACTGTTGAAGTACCGCTTTTGGTGAGAAGTGAACAAGTTCGGCGAGAAGAGAATGAGTCTTTAGATTCTCAGCCTGAATCCTCACTCCTTTCAGACACTCAAGTTTTAGTGGTGGACGATGAACCAGATATCCGCGACTTAGTGAGCTTCATTTTGCAAGACTACGGTGTACAAGTAACTGCTGTATCCTCAGCACAGGAAGCATTAAAAGCGCTGTCTGAGTCGATACCAGATGTTTTAATTAGTGATATTGGAATGCCAAAGACAGACGGTTATATGCTGATGCGGGAAGTGCGATCGCGATCGCCGCAAGAAGGAGGAAGCGTACCAGCGATCGCTCTGACAGCTTATGCAGGCGAAATGAATCAGCAGCAAGCACTAGCAGCCGGATTTCAAATGCATATTTCTAAACCAGTAGATCCAGACGTATTGGTGAAAGCGATCGTTGATTTGATTGAGCCAAGCTGA